A stretch of Faecalibacterium duncaniae DNA encodes these proteins:
- a CDS encoding stage V sporulation protein AD, translated as MATRRGDTLIFPKPPVIAAHACIGGKKEGESPLAAEFDELHSDNRLGQASWEAAETQLQLQVARLCLKKAHATEKDVSLLLAGDLQAQCTASGYAARALGLPFAGLFGACSTMAEALGVGACLCSAGMADGLLAMTSSHFCTAERQFRTPLSYGAVRTPTAQWTATAAGACLLRPAGQGVGIRAVTFGRVQDLGIRDINNMGAAMAPAAAATLLRYLTDTNTQPQKFDAICTGDLGHVGSQLFRELLAAEGLLLKNHVDCGSLLYDAEGQSVHSGASGPGCCAAVLCGHLLPRLERRGQRRVLFLATGALMSQTTFLQKESIPAISHLVELAAPEEQNGGNT; from the coding sequence ATGGCGACCCGCCGGGGTGATACCCTGATCTTCCCAAAACCGCCTGTCATCGCTGCACACGCCTGCATCGGCGGCAAAAAGGAGGGCGAAAGCCCGCTGGCGGCAGAATTCGATGAGCTGCACAGTGACAACCGCCTCGGGCAGGCCAGCTGGGAGGCCGCTGAAACGCAGCTGCAATTGCAGGTGGCGCGGCTCTGCCTGAAAAAAGCCCACGCCACCGAAAAGGATGTGAGCCTCCTGCTGGCCGGAGATCTGCAGGCCCAGTGCACGGCTTCGGGCTATGCGGCCCGGGCGCTGGGCCTGCCCTTTGCGGGGCTGTTCGGGGCCTGCAGCACCATGGCCGAGGCGCTGGGTGTTGGGGCCTGCCTGTGCAGCGCCGGAATGGCAGACGGCCTGCTGGCCATGACCTCCAGCCACTTCTGCACCGCCGAGCGGCAGTTCCGCACCCCGCTTTCCTACGGAGCCGTGCGCACCCCCACCGCCCAATGGACTGCCACGGCAGCAGGAGCCTGCCTGCTCCGCCCCGCCGGGCAGGGGGTTGGCATCCGGGCCGTGACCTTTGGCCGGGTGCAGGATCTGGGCATCCGGGACATCAACAACATGGGGGCCGCCATGGCTCCTGCTGCGGCGGCAACGCTCCTGCGCTACCTCACTGATACCAACACCCAGCCGCAGAAGTTCGATGCCATCTGCACCGGCGACCTGGGCCATGTGGGCAGTCAGCTGTTCCGGGAGCTGCTGGCCGCCGAGGGCCTGCTTCTCAAGAACCATGTGGACTGCGGTTCCCTCCTCTATGATGCCGAGGGCCAGTCGGTGCACAGCGGCGCTTCTGGGCCGGGGTGCTGCGCAGCGGTGCTCTGCGGGCATCTCCTGCCCCGGCTGGAGCGGCGGGGGCAGCGCCGGGTGCTCTTTCTGGCCACAGGCGCGCTGATGAGCCAGACCACCTTTTTGCAGAAGGAGAGCATCCCCGCCATCTCGCACCTAGTGGAGCTTGCTGCCCCGGAGGAACAGAACGGAGGGAACACATGA